One Psychrobacillus glaciei genomic region harbors:
- a CDS encoding ABC transporter ATP-binding protein, whose product MSIIQTNNLTKKFGKFTALDHVSLVVNEGEVYGFIGPNGAGKSTTIRLLLGMIKASEGGATIFGKDAWNDALDIHKRVSYVPGDVNLWPNLTGGEVIDLFMKLRGAINKNRREEMIEKFKFDPSKKCRTYSKGNRQKVALIAAFASGADLYILDEPTSGLDPLMERVFQECVMDAKKEGKSILLSSHILSEVEKLCDRVGIIRQGKMIETGTLSELRHLTRTNVLVEAKLPIIGLSELKGIYSIEQNNRVLSFQVDSDQLDAVIRHVSQFGVVRLESAPQNLEDLFMRHYEGDAV is encoded by the coding sequence ATGTCGATCATACAAACGAATAACTTAACGAAAAAATTTGGGAAGTTCACCGCTTTAGATCATGTGAGTTTAGTAGTGAATGAAGGAGAAGTATATGGATTCATCGGTCCAAATGGAGCGGGTAAATCTACAACGATTCGTCTGTTGCTCGGTATGATTAAAGCATCAGAAGGTGGGGCAACTATTTTTGGTAAGGATGCTTGGAATGATGCTTTGGATATTCATAAACGCGTTTCATATGTACCAGGTGATGTGAACTTATGGCCGAATTTAACGGGCGGAGAAGTAATTGATTTGTTCATGAAATTACGGGGAGCAATAAATAAAAATCGGCGAGAAGAAATGATTGAAAAGTTTAAGTTTGACCCTTCCAAAAAATGTAGAACTTATTCTAAAGGAAATCGACAAAAGGTTGCATTAATAGCAGCATTCGCATCGGGTGCGGACCTATATATTTTGGATGAGCCAACATCAGGTCTAGACCCTCTGATGGAAAGAGTGTTCCAAGAATGTGTGATGGATGCTAAAAAAGAAGGAAAAAGCATTCTACTATCCAGTCATATTCTTTCCGAAGTAGAAAAGTTATGTGATCGAGTAGGAATCATCCGACAAGGTAAAATGATTGAAACAGGTACATTAAGCGAACTAAGACATTTAACTCGAACCAATGTACTCGTCGAAGCGAAGTTGCCAATTATCGGATTAAGTGAATTAAAAGGTATTTATTCTATAGAACAAAACAATCGAGTACTTTCATTCCAAGTAGATTCAGACCAATTGGATGCGGTTATTAGGCATGTTAGTCAGTTTGGAGTTGTAAGATTAGAAAGTGCCCCTCAAAATTTAGAAGACTTATTTATGCGCCATTATGAGGGAGACGCAGTCTGA
- a CDS encoding ABC transporter permease — protein MSKQLFKHTGMLAYFILRQNRLRISIWIIALLLITLSTANAFKDLYQTSEDRQAIAQTMLNPAMTAMVGHSDGLDNYTNGAMMAHQMLLFTAIAVAIMSILLVVRHTRAEEEDGQMELIRSLPIGRLSNLSATVLVVSGTNILLAFLMGFGLYALGIESMDLEGSVLYGAALGATGIIFTGITAVFAQLSENSRGTIGLSFAVLIIAYLIRAVGDVSNETLSWFSPLGIPLKAEVYVHNNWSPILLLIGLALVLLALAIYLNSIRDLAAGFLPSRPGKMHASAFLKSPIGLALRIQRTGLIAWAIGILILGASYGSVLGDLESFFKDVEMMKILIKPVEGFSLIEQFIPILMTVLAMLCTVPVLIILFKLKSEEKKNHTEHLLSRGISRARIIGSYFVISIGSSVMMLFLAVVGLWSASATVMDDAISFATLFNAGMVYLPAMWTMISLAVLLVGFLPQFTGFAWLYLVYSFVVVYLGGLLQIPNWMSNLTPYGHIPKLPVQEMDYMSVTVLLIIAIVLATAGFILYNRRDILG, from the coding sequence ATGTCAAAACAGCTGTTTAAACATACAGGAATGCTTGCCTACTTTATATTACGGCAAAATCGTTTGCGGATCTCTATTTGGATTATTGCTTTACTTTTAATAACACTCAGCACTGCTAATGCATTTAAGGATTTATACCAAACTTCAGAGGATAGACAGGCAATTGCGCAAACAATGTTGAACCCTGCAATGACAGCAATGGTTGGTCATAGTGATGGGTTAGACAACTATACAAACGGAGCGATGATGGCTCATCAGATGTTGCTTTTTACTGCTATAGCAGTTGCTATCATGAGTATTTTACTTGTAGTAAGACATACGCGCGCAGAGGAAGAAGATGGGCAGATGGAATTGATACGCTCGCTACCTATTGGTCGATTGTCGAATTTAAGTGCCACTGTCTTAGTTGTGAGTGGAACGAATATTTTATTAGCTTTCTTAATGGGTTTTGGATTGTACGCATTAGGAATTGAAAGTATGGATTTAGAAGGCTCCGTGTTATACGGAGCGGCTTTAGGGGCAACGGGAATCATTTTTACAGGGATAACAGCTGTATTTGCCCAACTATCGGAGAACTCTCGCGGGACAATAGGGTTAAGTTTTGCCGTACTAATTATCGCGTATTTAATTCGAGCGGTAGGAGATGTTAGCAATGAAACACTTTCCTGGTTTTCACCCCTAGGAATCCCATTAAAAGCGGAAGTCTATGTTCACAATAACTGGTCACCCATTTTATTGCTAATAGGTTTAGCATTAGTTTTACTAGCACTGGCAATCTATCTAAATTCCATCAGAGATTTAGCAGCAGGATTTCTACCATCTAGACCAGGTAAAATGCATGCATCAGCCTTTTTGAAAAGTCCAATAGGTCTCGCACTAAGGATTCAACGTACAGGATTGATTGCTTGGGCAATTGGAATATTAATATTGGGAGCTTCATATGGTTCTGTTTTAGGTGATTTGGAATCATTTTTCAAGGACGTGGAAATGATGAAAATACTAATCAAACCAGTTGAAGGATTTTCATTAATAGAGCAATTTATACCCATATTAATGACGGTGTTGGCGATGCTCTGCACGGTTCCTGTACTCATCATACTATTTAAATTGAAAAGTGAAGAAAAGAAGAATCATACGGAGCATTTACTCAGCCGTGGAATATCTCGAGCCAGGATAATAGGTAGTTATTTTGTCATTTCGATCGGTAGTAGTGTAATGATGCTATTCTTAGCAGTAGTCGGTTTATGGTCCGCAAGTGCAACAGTAATGGATGACGCTATTTCTTTTGCAACACTTTTTAATGCGGGGATGGTCTACTTACCTGCGATGTGGACGATGATTAGTTTGGCAGTATTATTGGTAGGATTTCTTCCACAATTTACAGGTTTCGCGTGGTTGTATTTAGTGTATTCCTTTGTAGTTGTTTATTTAGGTGGTTTACTTCAAATTCCTAACTGGATGAGCAATCTTACGCCGTATGGCCATATTCCAAAATTACCAGTGCAGGAAATGGACTATATGTCAGTGACTGTATTGTTAATCATAGCAATTGTTTTAGCTACTGCAGGATTCATCTTATACAATAGGAGAGATATATTGGGGTGA
- a CDS encoding DUF6440 family protein, translating into MMKKRFTVKLKEHVSGGIIKIVVDTETGVNYLITSGLGLNGMTPLLDKDGKIVID; encoded by the coding sequence ATGATGAAAAAAAGATTTACAGTAAAATTAAAAGAACACGTCAGTGGAGGCATTATTAAAATTGTAGTAGATACTGAAACAGGTGTAAATTATCTCATTACAAGTGGTTTGGGGTTGAATGGAATGACTCCGTTACTAGATAAAGATGGGAAAATAGTGATTGATTAA
- a CDS encoding TetR/AcrR family transcriptional regulator: MVITKRFENLDVKKQKRIIDAALNEFKEKGFDQASTNQIVKKAGIGKGMLFYYFKTKQDLYLYLIEYCLEMVENEYFEEINSKEPDLLERMKQIVVVKMDFLSKYPEAINFIATIILNDQIDADLKSRIETLYETGYARIYGNIDYTFFKEGMDVQKAFNLIRWSIEGYENELKRRLKGQDLSAMDYDSYVKEFLDYINIMRALYYK; this comes from the coding sequence ATGGTTATTACAAAGCGATTTGAAAATCTAGATGTTAAGAAACAAAAAAGAATTATTGACGCAGCTTTAAATGAGTTTAAGGAGAAAGGTTTTGATCAAGCTTCAACCAACCAAATAGTGAAGAAAGCTGGAATCGGAAAAGGAATGCTCTTTTATTATTTTAAGACTAAACAGGACCTCTATTTGTATTTAATCGAATATTGTCTTGAAATGGTGGAAAATGAGTATTTTGAAGAAATAAATTCCAAAGAACCTGATTTGTTGGAACGAATGAAGCAAATTGTAGTGGTTAAAATGGATTTTCTCTCAAAATATCCAGAAGCCATCAACTTTATAGCCACTATTATTTTGAATGATCAAATTGATGCGGACTTAAAATCTCGGATAGAAACGTTGTATGAAACTGGTTACGCTAGGATTTATGGAAATATAGATTATACGTTTTTTAAAGAGGGGATGGATGTTCAAAAAGCATTTAACTTAATCAGATGGTCGATTGAAGGGTATGAAAATGAACTAAAGCGGCGATTGAAGGGGCAAGATTTAAGTGCAATGGACTATGATTCCTATGTCAAAGAGTTTTTGGATTATATAAATATAATGCGAGCTTTGTATTATAAATAA